A single genomic interval of Metasolibacillus fluoroglycofenilyticus harbors:
- a CDS encoding glycerol-3-phosphate acyltransferase codes for MMIVYYLLGSYLLGAIMTAWFVGKWYGYSLQRQSSGNLGARNAGRVLGKKAFVVTAVGDGLKGVIVVLIGHYAQFEDTIITWAVFCTLLGHLYPCWLRFKGGKGVATIVGALVALNFSYFPIFIFSFIASAYFLKSATFGFCIALILYSMIVIFTGVLPATLICSIIIVLWQHRQNIKERLI; via the coding sequence ATGATGATTGTTTATTATTTATTAGGCAGCTATTTATTAGGCGCAATAATGACTGCGTGGTTTGTAGGGAAATGGTATGGTTATTCGTTGCAGCGACAGTCCAGCGGGAATTTGGGTGCACGTAATGCGGGAAGGGTTTTGGGCAAAAAGGCTTTTGTCGTGACGGCAGTAGGTGATGGTTTAAAAGGTGTCATTGTTGTATTAATTGGACATTATGCTCAATTTGAAGACACGATTATTACATGGGCGGTGTTTTGTACATTGCTTGGGCATCTCTATCCCTGCTGGCTTCGTTTTAAGGGAGGAAAAGGAGTTGCTACGATTGTTGGTGCTCTTGTTGCACTGAATTTTTCCTATTTTCCTATATTCATTTTTAGTTTTATAGCGTCGGCTTATTTTTTAAAAAGTGCAACATTTGGCTTCTGTATTGCGTTGATTTTATATAGTATGATTGTTATTTTTACAGGAGTGTTACCTGCAACGCTTATTTGCAGTATTATAATTGTTTTATGGCAGCATCGACAAAACATAAAAGAAAGGCTGATTTAG